Within Rissa tridactyla isolate bRisTri1 chromosome 4, bRisTri1.patW.cur.20221130, whole genome shotgun sequence, the genomic segment CTGCGTCTGCACGATGATGTCCTGGATCTGGGGACAGAAGGACATCCCTGGTTGGAAGAGCACATCCGTGGAGGAGGGCTCCCGCTCGGCAACAAGCCACTGAggggtgccccccacccagccAGCCCCACCTGGAAGCGGAGGATGATGGTCCAGATGAGGCCGAGGACAAGGCGGTGGTTGCCGTCCACGATGTCGTGGGAGCCCATGTTCTCCAGGTGGACCCGCTGCTCCTTCAGGAACTGCAGCGCCTTGTCCACGTTCTCCAGGCAGTGGATCCTCATCCTGCCCTTGGTGGGCTTGGGCTGGGGCATGACAGAGCTCAGCACCCTCCCCTCCAGGCTGAGTacccccacccctgcctgggGACACCACCGCTGCCACCCCAACCCTGGTGGAGCCTTGCTCAGCGCCAAGGTCAACAGCCTTGGTGGAGCATCAGAGGTCTtggggcatggcatggcatggcacgatatggcatggcatggcatggcatgggtcCCAGGGTCCTCAAGTGGATGGGAGACCTACCAGAAGCTCTCCCGacagcacctccagcagcttgATGAGCACCCGCCCGTCCCGAAGGTCCATGTAGAGGTCGGAGATGCGGCAGGTGACGCGAGCCAAGTGCGAATTCACCCACTTGGTGAAGGTTTTCTTCTGCACGGCCTCCCGTTCGTCTGCAACGAGAGCCGGCACGCTGGCACCGGTGGCAGGGCCAACCTGGGGAGGCAGGACCGAGGTGGGACCCCAGACCCCGTCCCTGACCTGCCAGAGCTTTGATGCGGGAACGCTCGAAGAGGCGCGCCGAGCTGTTGTCGTTGTCCAGCTCATCGTCGGAGGCGTCCCAGCGGACGTTGATGCGGCTgtactgctgctgcagctccagctgctcgTAGTCGTTCGCCGAGGTCATGGTCCTGGCGTCCCCCGGCCGGCTGGCCGTCGGTTACCGGCGAGAAGCCCCTGGAGGAGGAGAGCGGGGGCATCGGCATGGCGGCGGCCGCTCGCCAGCCCCACCGCCCGCGGGGATTTACGGCGCTGAGCCCGGTTAAGCAGCTCAGAAGGATTTAGCCTCGCCTCCACCCAGGTGTTGGGGGGCACCTGGGTGCTGCACCCCCcgggggctccccccgccggcaCGGACCCCTCTGCCAGACCGTGCTGGTGGCTACCTAACGGTGCCGCCTCCCCACCCGGGTCCTGCCAGCccaccccatgtccccaggggtgtccccccccaaccccaaacTCTAACTCTGGGTGCCCCTCCGGGCGCTGCTGGCACCCACCCCGACGCCTGCGCCGTGGAGGGGCTTCGCCTGCACCCGCGGCCGAAAGCGGGTGACAGCTGCCGGTCGGGATGGGGGGGCCACCCACCCCCGGGGACATTTGAGACGCAGATAGGACATGGCCGGTATCTAAAAATGCCTGCGAGCAGCTGTCGGTGGCAGGGAGGAGGCGGTTGGGGCACCCAAGGGGTGCGGGGAGCCAGCCTGGGGGGTCCCCATGGCCGGCACCCCCTCCTGGCACCCTGGAGCCACTGGGAGCCCGTggctgtgggtgcaggggggGGAACCCCCGaacccctggtgtccccatgAGCAGTGACACCCCCCGGTCCCCGGGGACCCCCGCGCAGGTGACGGTGGCAGAACTTTATCGGggccggcagggctgggctgcgcCCCGGCTCCGCACCCTAATCGCCCCCGcgcaggcagggccggggccggccgcTTGCACGCCAGAGCGTGCCGCAGCATGCAAGGGCAGGCAGGAGCGTGGCAAGAGCGTGCAAGGACATGAAGGAGCGTGTAAAAGGATGCACGTGTGAGCAAGGACATGCGGGAGCATGCCAGAGCGTGCAAGAGTGTGCATGCACAAACAAGTACATGTAGGAACATGCCAGAGCGTGCAAGGGCATGCAGGAGCGTGTAAAAGGACGCACGTGTGAGCAAGGGCATGCAGGAGGGTGCCAGAGCGTGCAAGGGCATGAATGAGCGTGCAAAAGGATGCACGTGTGAGCAAGGGCACGCAGAAGTGTGCTAGAGCGTGCAAGAGCGTGCATCTGTGAGCAAGAACATGCAGGAGCGTGCCAGAGCATGCAAGGAGATGAAGGAGCGTGCAAAAGGATGCACGTGTGAGCAAGGATGTGCAGGAGCGTGCCGGAGCGTGCAAGGAGATGCCAGAGCATGTAAAAGGATGCATGTGTGAGCAAGGACATGCAGAAGCGTGCCAGAGCACGCAAGGACATGGACAAGCGTGCAAAAGGATGCACGTGTGAGCAAGAACATGCGGGAGCATGCCGGAGCATGCAAGAGTGTGCATGCATAAACAAGGACACGTGGGAGCGTGCAGGTGCGAGCAAGGACACGTGAACGCGTGCAAGAAGGCAGAGGAGAGCGTGGAAGGCCAGGCCGGCGTGTGTCGGAGCGCATGGGAGcggggcccgcagcccccccgagTGGCTccatgctgctgccagccctcccaTCCCGCGGCCAAAACCCCAGGGGAAGCCCAACTTGGGGACCCCAACACCGCAGGAGCTGCAGCCGGGCCGCCCGGGCACCATGAGGTGTGCTGAGTTGTGTTGGGTCTCTGCGGCGCTGCCGTCCTGGTGGGAGACCTCGGTCCTGGCCATGCCTCCCCCACACCATCACCACAacaacgaggaggaggaggaggaggaggaggaggaggaggagaaggagaaggaggaggagaaggaggaggaggagatcacGCCGAAGCGAGCCACAGCGGGGCCCAAGGGAGCCGCCAGCGTGCATTTCGAGCGCGGGTGCTCACCGACCCTTTAAATCTCCCTCTGCCGCACCAGCGCCTTCCAAACCGCCCCGTTTGGCGGAGCCACGTCGCCGCCGGCACCCGCCGCCCCGGCATTGCCATTTCCCCGGCTCAGCGAGAGGAAAGCCGGGAATGCCGGGGTGCCGGCCCCGCTGCGAGCATCCTGCGGCCGGAGCCAGGGCAGCATCGCCTTCCCCCCGGCCGGCGGCTCGACGCCGTGAATCAGCACTTCCCGGCAAGGGGCTGGCACCGTGCCTCTGCCAAggtcccccctgcaccccaaggGTGGCCGGGGCAGCGCTTCGGCACCTGCCACCCACGGCACCCTCGAGTCACTTCCCCCCGCCACCGTGGTGTGCTGCCGGAACACCGGTTGCCGGCGTACGGGAGCTCACCGGGatcccccaaaacaccccaaaacagcTGCCCCATCACCTCCACCTGCAGCCTGGCATGTCCCTGGGGTGCCCACTGCCCGGCATGGCTTTGCTTCACCAATTAGCGCTTTTATTCCTCATCTCCACCAAACCAGCGGTCGGCCACGCTCCTGGTGTGgccgggaaggggctggaggtggggggcaTCCCCGCGGCCCCCCGATAGCCGCCTGCCTCCCAGGCGCAcggccagggctgggagcagatgGTCCCGCTCGGCGCGGCCGCTTGGCATGGCACAGGGTCGCTGGGCACGGCACAGCTCCGTCAGCTCCGGCCACCCCTCCCCAGCCACGGCAGGCAAAGGTTTGGGTTTCCCCAAGGCCGGAGGAATGGGTGCGGATGCCGGCCGTGCCAGGACTGTCCCATGTCACCTAACCCGCCGGCGCCACGCACACGTGCTGACACTCCACAGACATTTTTGGCTATAAATAGGCCTCCCCCTGCGCACGGCGCGGGCCGAGCCCCACTCCCTTCTTCGGAGCTGCCCCCCTGGcgcctcctcacccaccccaaaATCACCAGCCGGGGGCCTAAAAACACCCGACAACTCCAAAACACTCCTCGGGGGGCCATGATGGCACCCACCAGGGGTGCGGGGGTCGCCTTCACCTGCCACCCCCTCAAATGACTTAACCCAAGGGGGCGAAGGGCACCGCCATCCCCTGGCTCCGGCAGCCGGAGATTTGCGAAGGCAAAAGCCTCCCTGAAACGGGAGCCGGGAAAtcggccccggctgctccccgaCTTATTGGGGTGCGGGGTAGAAGTTCCCCCGGCCCACGAGCATCCTCCCGCCGCCACGCCGGGATGAGGGGGGCCAAGGGCACAGTGGCCAGAAAACTCTTCCCAATAACACCAGTTTCCCCAGTCGCTAAAAACTGGTGGTCGAAGCGGGCTGGGCGATGCGCCTCCGGAGCCAGCTCGCCCACCGCGTCCCGCCGGCACATGTTTGGGGGTGACAGGAGCACCCGGGAGCGGCGCGGGGACCCCGCCCGGGGCTGGCACCGCCGGGGAAAgcgtccccagggtgtccccagaaAGTCAccgccgctcgcccgccccgTCCTTCCCGGCAAGCCGCACGTCCCCGGCGGGGACAGCAGCCCCGGGGGACACGGGGTGACatcgggacacccccccccccctcccctccgcctcaAGGAAAAGGGGGTGCTgacccccctccgccccccccaccAAACTTTAGTCCGTGCCCgcaacccccccccaccctccccgggGGACCGTGCCCGGTGGCTCGGGGCTGTCCCCCAAACCCGGTGTCCCCGGGGCGGCGGGTCCCGCtgtcccccgcttctccccgGGGAGCGGCGCCTCCCGGTGCCTCcggtcccctcccgctcccccccgctaTACACCGACACCCCCGGAGGCGGCGCATCCCGGTACCCGCCGGCGGTGCCCGGGGCGACCGCGGCTCTCAcctgcgcggggcggcgggcgaacgagcggcggcggcgggcccggggccggagccgggaccggagcggggcggggggagcggagccgcccTTCGCGGCGATATAAATAACATTATCTGTGCGCGCAGGGACATTCCTGCCCGGGGCCAGCGGCGCTGCCCGGCCCAGatagccccgctcccccccgggagggccgggcggaggcgggcggggacgggccgcccgccccgcaatGCAGCAcagcggcccccccccggccgccgccgccaccggcaccggcaccggccgAACGGCGCAGCCACCCGCCGCCACGGCCGGGGGGTCCCCGACCGGCCCCGCTGCACCCTCCCGGGGAGCCCCCCGCTGGCCCACGGTACCTCCCGCTAGCCccgctgccttccccccccccacaccccgctaGCCCCCGGTACCTCCCGCTagtcccgccgctccccccgctgGCCCCCGGTAACTCGGGctggccccgctgcccgcccctgGCGAGCCCCCGCTGGCCCCCCGGTACCTCCagctgtccccccccgcccccccccccagggagtccccgctgcccccctcgGAGAGTCACCGCTGCCCTCCGGAACCTCCCGGTGGCCCCGGTGCTCTTCCCCCCCAGCGAGACCCCGCTGGTCCCCGGAACCTCCCGCTAGCCCCGCTCCCGCACCCCCGCTAGCCCCCAGCACCTCCCGCTAGCCCTGGTGCCCTCCCTGCTAGCCCCCGGTAACTCGGGCTGGCCCAGATGCTCATCCCAGCCAGCCCTCGGTACCTCCCGCTGGCCCCACTGCCCCCCACGCCGGCGAGCCCCCGCTGGCCTCCGATAACCCGGCTTGGCCTCCGTGCCCCTCCCTGCGGCGAGTCCCTGCTCGCTCCCAGTAACTCGGGCTGGCCTCACTGCCCGCCCCAGCGAGCCCCCCCCATCCAGCCCCGCTGTCCCCCAGCTAGCCCAGGGTACACCTCAGGTGGTCCTGAGAGTCCTCCTACTAGCCCTGGGCATCCCCCAGTCAGGCTGGCGTGCCGCCCAGGTAGCCCAGCCTGTGACCCGCTCAAGTGTCCCCAGCTGTCCCCGAGTACCCCTGGCTAGTTCCAGGCACTCCTGGTTAGCCCTTAGGGTCCCCCAGCTAGTCTCAGGCATTCCCCAGCTAGCCCTGGGTGTCTCCCACTAgccctgggggtgtccccagcTAGTCACAGGCATTCCTCACTGCCCCTGGATGTTTTCCAGCTAGTCCCAGGCACCTCCCAGCTAGCCCTGGGTATCCCCCCGTAGTCCTGGGTGTCTTCCAGCTAGTCCCAGGCACCTCCCAGCTAGCCCTGGGTATCCCCCAGTAGTCCTGGGTGTCCTCCAGCTAGTCCCAGGCACCTCCCAGCTAGCCCTGGGTATCCCCAGCTAGCCCTGGGTGTCCTCCAGCTAGTCCCAGGCACCTCCCAGCTAGCCCTGGGTATCCCCCAGTAGTCCTGGGTGTCCTCCAGCTAGTCCCAGGCACCTCCCAGCTAGCCCTGGGTATCCCCAGCTAGCCCTGGGTATCCCTCGCTAGCCCTGGGTATCCTCCAGCTAGTCCCAGGCACCTCCCAGCTAGCCCTGGGTATCCCCAGCTAGCCCTGGGTATCCCTCGCTAGCCCTGGGTATCCTCCAGCTAGTCCCAGGCACCTCCCAGCTAGCCCTGGGTATCCCCCAGTAGTCCTGGGTGTCCTCCAGCTAGTCCCAGGCACCTCCCAGCTAGCCCTGGGTATCCCCAGCTAGCCCTGGGTATCCCTCGCTAGCCCTGGGTATCCTCCAGCTAGTCCCAGGCACCTCCCAGCTAGCCCTGGGTATCCCCCAGTAGTCCTGGGTGTCCTCCAGCTAGCCCCAGTCATCCCCCAGCTAGCCCTGGGTGTCCCCCAGCTAGCCCCAGGCATTCCACAGATACCGCCAGGCATCCCCCACTAGCTCAGGTGTCCCCCAGCTTGCCCTAAGTACCCTTGGCTAGCCCTGAATGCCCCCAGCTAGCccagccccccccctccactAGCCCTGCTtgcccctccaccccaccccgggGGGCTCCAGTGAGGGCTCGGGGGGAAGCACCGGGCGAGCACAGCCCGGCCCGGGCCCGCCTCGCCTTATCTCGGCCCCCGCCGgggagcccggggctgggggctgccgttAGCCACGCCCCCTCAGCGATAGCCACGCCCACTCATCGATAGCCACGCCCCTCGCAGTTAGCTCCGCCCCCAGCCAATAGCCCAGCCCCCTAGCCGTTAGCCCCGCCCTCCCCACAGAAACCCACCTCCCTCTGCCCCGCCCCGCCCATAGACACCCAATCAACTCTCAAATCCCCGCCCACAAAGGCGTGTCCATCACCAAACTCCACGCCCCCCAAAATCCCCGCCCCGCCCATAGCCACCCAATCAACTCACAAAGCCCCGCCCACGAATACGCGTCAATCACCCAAAACCACGCCCACATGCACTaagccccgccccgcggcggaaGTCTCGCGAGATCTGCGTGGCGGCGGCGTCGGGATGTGCGGGGGCTGCGTGGGCACTGAGTACCCGGAGCGGGTAGGCCCCGCCGGGTCGGGGGGGACCCGGGCCGGGAGGGGCCCGGTACCGGCCCCGGTGCCAGCTCCGTGCTGCCGTCTCTAGGGCACCACCTGCCTGGAAGgcggctccttcctcctcaatTTCGTGGGATGCGCGCAGTGCGGCCGCCGGGACTTCGTGCTGCTCAGCAACCGCGCCGCCGGCCTGCACGGCGGGGACGAGATCGTCACCTACGACCGTGCGACGGGgaaggggggacacacacggcggggggagccctgagggcttggggggggggaatctttGGGGTCTGCGGGTGCTGGAGGGGTCGGGGGTaggggggggaggctggggctTGGTGGGGGAAGCTTCAGGGAGGGTTAATTGGGGGGGGAGATTTGGGGGCCTGGTactggggggggactgggggggtgaTTGATGTTCTTGGGGGGGCAGCGGCTGGGGAGTTGATGCTGTAGGGGGGGTAGATTTGTGGGTCCAGTActggggggtggtgtgtgtgtcaTTGATACTTTTGGGGGGGCATGGGCTGGGGAGTTGATGCCCAGGCGAGGGGAAGATTTGGGAGTCTGGtactggggggggctgggggggtgattGATGCTCTTgcgggggcaggggctggggagttGATGCCCGGGGGGGGAGATTTGGGGGCCTGGtactgggggtggctggggggtgTCCCTTCAGGCATcgtctgtgtcccctcagccccgTCACCTgctgtcccctgtgtcccctcagcccttgtctgtgtcccctcagccccttcACCCGCTCTCctctgtgtcccctcagcctttgtctgtgtcccctcagccgCTTCACCCGCTCTCCTCTGTGTCCTCTCAGCCCCTGCTGTCCCCTGGTCCCCTCAGCCATCATCTGTGTCCCCTCAGCCATCGTTTGTGTCCCTTCAGCCCCTTCACCTgctgtcccctgtgtcccctcagccccttcACCCGCTGtcgtctgtgtcccctcagtccCTGCTGTCCTCTGTGTGCCCTCAGCCATcgtctgtgtcccctcagccccttcACCAGCTGTCGcctgtgtcccctcagcccccgctCTCCTCTCTGTCCCCTCAGGCATCatctgtgtcccctcagcccctttACCTgctgtcccctgtgtcccctcagccccttcacccgctctcctctctcctccgcAGACCTGTGCAAGAACTGCCACCACTTGATTGCGCGCCATGAGTACACCTTCAGCGTGGTGGACGACTACCAGGTacacccagggcaggggcttgtcccaccccccccccctccccagcccctctgtggcTCCGGGGACATCCTAAACCGAGCCCTGGGATGTCCTTTTGCCAGCGGgttccctgccatgggcagccgAGCTGACTTTCGTCTGCTCTGGCTCAGAGCTGAGCCATGGCGCCGGCCTCCAAGATTTCAGAGCCACATCCCTGCGTTCGGGGCTACCTGGAGCCCCCTGGCACTAGTCCCTGCTTGGTGGGGGGTAGCCCAACTCACCTCTCGTGGCCCAGAGCAGGGAAACGTGGCTGcgtggtgtgggggggggggcacggccctcccagccctcctccctggCACATTTCCTATGCAGCAGCTAAAGGCCGGAAAATGGGCTCGGGGGGAGCCGGTGGGGGTGGAAACGAGATCCGACCCCCCCAGGTCTGATTGCAATTGAGGATCAGGTGCCGGCTCCGGCTCCGGTTTCCCTGCCTGTACCCGGAGTGGGGCTGTGGCAGAGGGCGGTTATGGCAGCCCCCCCCTCCTCGTCTCCTGTCCCGCCGCAGGAGTACACCATGCTGTGCCTGCTCTGCGGCCGCGCCGAGGACTCCGTCAGCATCCTCCCCGACGACCCGCGCCAGATGACCCCGCTCTTCTGAAACCGGTTCGTATCCCCGGCACCAAGCCCTGGGTGCCCCAGGACCTCCCTCCCCCTGGCGCCGGTGGGGGGGACAATGTTGTCCCTTacacccttctcttctccaaacctCCAGCCTGGACGTGGCGGACGCCCGACGCCGGATGCTCCCATGTGCCCGGGGGTGGCTCAGCCGTGCCCGCTGCCCTGTGGCTCCCATCCCGGCTGCAGGGACGGGGTGGAGCATGGCGGCCCGACCCCCCCCTTGTGCTGAAGACATGAAGGGGAGGGGGGCCCAGCACATTGTCACCCCCAAAACGGGTCCGAAAGGATGCCGGCCCCGTCCTGCCTCAGGAGCCCGTGTGTGTGGGGCAATAAATGTGATGTGTCGCAGCTCGGTGGTGCGGGCAGGAGCACTTTGGGGTGGGTTTCACCCTCCCTGGGCCCCCCATAGCTATTGAAGGGTGTTGGGGCCCAACACGGGGATCGGGGGGGGCTTTTTCCCTTCCCGGGAGCCTGTGGgatttcctcctccccccatAGTGGATCTGGCCCTTCCCAGCACCCCGGCGCTCATCCCGCTCCCTGGCGCTCTCCCAAACCCTGCTGAGAAGTGGCTTAATTATTTTCGCCCCCCCAGGGGCTGCGTGAAACTCGTGTTGGGGGGTCactgccttccctcccccacccccccggggccCTGTTTCCCTGGGGTGTGTAACCCAGCCCTGTCCCGCCAGGGGACACGTGTTTTCTCGGACGGGAAGGAGCCGGGTGCCAAAAAAATCCCTCCCTTGGGGTGGGGTGCTGCTGTTGGCACCCAGCCCCAGCGACACCTGCGGGGAGCTGGGTGCCGTCGGCCTGGCACCGCTCCATCCCTGCGCCACCGTTTTCCTGGATCCAGCGCCCCACGGCTCGTCCCCGGCACAAAGCTctgcccccgcctccccgccacAAACCACGCGGACGCGGGTACGCTCCCTCCGGCTCGTTTATTGCCACCAGCCCGCGCCGCCCCCGtggctccatccctctgcccccatcGAGCCCCCTCCCCGTGGCGGTTTCAGAGGGGGCTGTCACCTGGCAGAGAGGTGGAGCCATCctgggggggctgcggccggTGTTGGGGGGACACACTGGAGCCGGCCCTACTTGGCCAGCTTGAGGAGCCGCTGGATGTCGGGCTCCAGCTGGGCGGTGGGCATTCGGGCGCTGTAACGCCGGAAAGGTTCCCCTTCGGGACCCACCAGGAACTTTTCAAAGTTCCAGGAGATGTCGGAACGCCGGACGGGGCTCCAGGTGATGAAACGGGGCTCGGTCATCAGGTGTTCCGCCTCGTCGGCCGGCGCCGGCAAGTGAGCCTTCAGGTAGGCGAAAACGGGGTGGGTGTCCTGCCCGTTCACCTGGCACTTCTGGAAGAGGGTGAAGTTGGGCTCGAAGCCGCCCCCTGGGCGGACGTGCTTCAGGCTGCTGAGAATCTCCTCGTTGGTGCCGTTCTCctgtggtggggaaggaaaaaaaatggggccGCGCTGCgttttttaccccccccccccccagccaccccctttttccttctcgcTGGCACCGCGGGAGACTTACCTGGTAGCCAAATTGGTTGCAGGGGAAGCCCAGCACCACCAGGCGCCGGGGGTAGCGGGCTTGCAGCATGTTGAGCTGGGTGTAATCCCGCAGGGTGGTGCCTCAGAGGGACGCCACGTTCTCGATGAGGACCACGCGGCCCCGGAAGACGTTGAAGTCCACCTTCTCCCCCTGCAAGGAGGTGGCGCTCAGGTCGTAGAAGGACTTGGCGATGGGGACGGTCATGGCTGCGGGCGCTCGTCTGCTTCTCCCGCCCGCCCGTCGGCACACCTTAAGGGCTGCCCGGCACCCACGTGACGGGCCGGCTCCAAAGGTCTCCTGGCATCGCCGTGACTTGGCAGAAACTGGAGCCGTCCCACCCATCCCACCCCTCGGCACCCTGGGGAGGGCGCG encodes:
- the CHURC1 gene encoding protein Churchill yields the protein MCGGCVGTEYPERGTTCLEGGSFLLNFVGCAQCGRRDFVLLSNRAAGLHGGDEIVTYDHLCKNCHHLIARHEYTFSVVDDYQEYTMLCLLCGRAEDSVSILPDDPRQMTPLF
- the GPX2 gene encoding glutathione peroxidase 2, which translates into the protein MTVPIAKSFYDLSATSLQGEKVDFNVFRGRVVLIENVASLUGTTLRDYTQLNMLQARYPRRLVVLGFPCNQFGYQENGTNEEILSSLKHVRPGGGFEPNFTLFQKCQVNGQDTHPVFAYLKAHLPAPADEAEHLMTEPRFITWSPVRRSDISWNFEKFLVGPEGEPFRRYSARMPTAQLEPDIQRLLKLAK